One stretch of Streptomyces hygroscopicus DNA includes these proteins:
- a CDS encoding transposase, with product MTVQSHCPGLDALTRHVRSFATMLTERQGEHLADWLDAVRQDDLPSLHTLAAGIDRDRDAVIAGLTLPWNSGPVEGHVNRIKMLKRQMFGRAGFQLLRKRVLLS from the coding sequence ATGACCGTCCAGAGCCACTGCCCTGGACTGGACGCGCTCACCCGGCACGTCCGCTCCTTCGCGACCATGCTCACCGAGCGCCAAGGCGAGCACCTGGCCGACTGGCTTGACGCGGTCCGTCAGGACGACCTGCCCAGTCTCCACACCCTCGCCGCGGGTATCGACCGCGACCGCGACGCCGTCATCGCCGGCCTCACCCTGCCCTGGAACTCGGGTCCCGTCGAAGGCCATGTCAACCGGATCAAGATGCTCAAGCGCCAGATGTTCGGCCGCGCTGGCTTCCAACTCCTACGTAAACGCGTGCTGTTGTCGTAA